GATAACAATCAAGGCCTTCTAGATGAGACTCAAAGGTGGAAACTCTGTTGCGCTACAAGAATAATAAGTAATAAAGGTAAATCTGTCCATCTTAATTCCGGTAATTACCTGGAGTACATTAACAACACGAATTTTCCCAATAACCCGATAGAATTAGTTGACGAGTTGCTGAAAGAGATAAGTAAGAGGAATCCCGATATTGGTGGAATAGTTGAATTTAACGATACAGACTACCCGTCTATCCCAGTAAAAAGTGCAGAGCAGTTTAAAAAAATAATACAATACGCTGTGGAATTAGGCTATATCAAGCGCTTTGACAATCAAAAGATGGAGATTACTCTGGATGGTTGGAGAAGGTTAGATAAAATTAAACGAACAGGAATAGATTCAAACAAAGCGTTTGTTGCGATGTGGTTTGATAACAGCATGGCAGATGCATGGGAAAACGGTTTTGAGAAATGTATTAAAGAGTGTGGCTATGAGCCTATACGAATAGATCAAACAAACTACAATGAAGGTGTCTGTGATGAGATTATAGCACAAATCAGAAATGCGAGATTCATCATTGCAGATCTTACGGGTAATAACCTAGGGGTATACTATGAATCTGGTTTTGCACATGGCCTTGGTAAACAAGTGATATTTACATGTAAGAAGAGCTATTTTGATGCACCTCAAGTACATTTTGATGTTCGCCATTACAATTTTATCCTGTGGGAGAACATTGATGATTTGAAAACTAGGTTACAGAATCGGATACATGCAACCATTGAATAGATCTCTTATTCACT
This DNA window, taken from Candidatus Cloacimonadota bacterium, encodes the following:
- a CDS encoding nucleoside 2-deoxyribosyltransferase; the encoded protein is GEFSVLNIKKLENDMWKAAEDKNSVGNRTVTSVSCQYCGSYEISDELDNNQGLLDETQRWKLCCATRIISNKGKSVHLNSGNYLEYINNTNFPNNPIELVDELLKEISKRNPDIGGIVEFNDTDYPSIPVKSAEQFKKIIQYAVELGYIKRFDNQKMEITLDGWRRLDKIKRTGIDSNKAFVAMWFDNSMADAWENGFEKCIKECGYEPIRIDQTNYNEGVCDEIIAQIRNARFIIADLTGNNLGVYYESGFAHGLGKQVIFTCKKSYFDAPQVHFDVRHYNFILWENIDDLKTRLQNRIHATIE